A genomic region of Janthinobacterium lividum contains the following coding sequences:
- a CDS encoding HAD family hydrolase produces the protein MKKFLFVDLDDTLFQTPKKCPGETDLQPAAYLKNGDACSFTTARQRAFFEFAHSGMTLIPATARNGDAFRRVDLPFTSYSVLDYGGIVLQPGGALDAGWLALMQDDMQTALPGLREAMRIIDDFQAKTGMPSRARLIEDYNTPFYIVVKDHEARGERLADIEEQVLQQWIATEGSDYFIHRNGNNLAVLPKTLNKARAVAYLRAELEAEHGPIVSFGMGDSRSDARFMAACDYAIIPNGTQLAALTVAAL, from the coding sequence TTGAAGAAATTCCTGTTTGTTGATCTGGACGACACACTGTTCCAGACCCCGAAAAAATGCCCGGGCGAGACCGACCTGCAGCCGGCCGCCTATCTGAAAAATGGCGACGCCTGCTCGTTTACGACGGCGCGCCAGCGCGCCTTCTTTGAATTCGCGCACAGCGGCATGACCCTGATTCCCGCCACGGCGAGAAATGGCGACGCCTTCCGCAGGGTCGACCTGCCGTTTACCAGCTACAGCGTGCTCGATTACGGCGGCATCGTGCTGCAGCCGGGCGGCGCGCTCGACGCGGGCTGGCTGGCCCTGATGCAGGACGACATGCAGACGGCCTTGCCCGGCCTGCGGGAAGCCATGCGCATCATCGACGATTTCCAGGCCAAGACGGGCATGCCTTCGCGCGCGCGCCTGATCGAGGACTACAACACGCCGTTCTACATCGTCGTCAAGGATCACGAAGCGCGCGGCGAACGCCTGGCCGATATCGAAGAGCAGGTGCTGCAGCAGTGGATCGCCACCGAAGGCAGCGACTACTTCATCCACCGCAACGGCAACAACCTGGCCGTGCTGCCGAAAACCCTGAACAAGGCACGCGCCGTCGCTTACCTGCGCGCGGAGCTGGAAGCCGAACATGGCCCCATCGTCAGCTTCGGCATGGGCGACAGCCGTTCGGACGCCCGCTTCATGGCCGCCTGCGACTACGCCATCATCCCCAACGGCACCCAGCTGGCGGCACTCACGGTGGCGGCGCTATGA
- a CDS encoding DUF475 domain-containing protein, translating to MRHFRISFLVTFILMAVSGWWGYSHGGMSGMIQALWITGVLGIMEVSLSFDNAVVNASVLRHWNEFWQKLFLTVGILVAVFGMRLLFPLVIVSVATGLGLVDVWTMATTTPDVYAKHLTDNHAQVAAFGGAFLLLVFLNFLFDDEKELHWLGWAEEKVNALGTESLAVLITMGAVAACVAMGPVDEKYSVLASGIVGIAVYIGVNWISGLLEEGEPDLQDDAEEGAAPARNGNGDLVKTVARGSIGGFLYLEVLDASFSFDGVIGAFAITNDVVIIMLGLAIGAMFVRSMTVYLVHKGTLDEFVYLEHGAHYAIGILALIMLASVKYHIPEWFTGLSGVAFILVSLWSSLRYRKRHAAQA from the coding sequence ATGCGGCATTTCAGAATTTCCTTTTTAGTCACTTTTATCCTGATGGCAGTGTCAGGCTGGTGGGGGTACAGCCATGGCGGCATGTCAGGCATGATCCAGGCGCTGTGGATCACGGGCGTGCTGGGCATCATGGAAGTGTCGCTGTCGTTCGACAATGCCGTGGTGAATGCATCGGTCTTGCGTCACTGGAATGAGTTCTGGCAAAAACTGTTCTTGACGGTCGGTATCCTCGTGGCCGTCTTCGGCATGCGGCTGCTGTTTCCGTTGGTCATCGTTTCCGTCGCCACGGGCCTGGGTCTGGTCGACGTGTGGACCATGGCCACCACGACGCCGGACGTGTATGCCAAGCACCTGACGGACAACCATGCGCAAGTGGCGGCCTTCGGCGGCGCCTTCCTGTTGCTGGTGTTCCTGAACTTCCTGTTCGACGATGAGAAGGAGTTGCACTGGCTGGGCTGGGCCGAGGAAAAAGTCAATGCGCTGGGCACCGAAAGCCTGGCCGTGCTGATCACCATGGGCGCCGTGGCCGCCTGCGTGGCGATGGGCCCTGTGGATGAAAAGTACAGCGTGCTCGCTTCAGGCATCGTCGGCATCGCCGTCTACATCGGCGTGAACTGGATCAGCGGCTTGCTGGAAGAAGGCGAACCGGACTTGCAGGATGACGCAGAAGAAGGCGCCGCGCCGGCCAGGAACGGCAATGGCGACCTGGTAAAAACGGTGGCGCGCGGCAGTATCGGCGGCTTCCTGTACCTGGAAGTGCTGGACGCCTCGTTCAGCTTTGATGGCGTGATCGGCGCGTTCGCCATCACCAACGACGTCGTCATCATCATGCTGGGCCTGGCCATCGGCGCCATGTTCGTGCGTTCGATGACGGTGTACCTGGTGCACAAGGGTACCCTGGACGAATTCGTTTACCTGGAGCACGGCGCCCATTATGCGATCGGCATCCTGGCCTTGATCATGCTGGCGTCCGTCAAGTACCATATTCCGGAGTGGTTCACGGGCCTGTCGGGCGTGGCCTTCATCCTGGTCTCGCTGTGGTCATCCTTGCGCTATCGCAAACGGCACGCGGCACAAGCTTGA
- a CDS encoding cysteine protease StiP family protein encodes MTDGTQHFSGSYRQEDVEFLLTPMALEPILDLAEKERLIQSGQRHYSEMLSPESLPSPAYLALFRSAFAANRLQMARDCLRLAALIAARRTGPITLVSLARAGTPVGVILGHLLRQVFQRECSHYSVSIIRDRGIDANALQHILAHGHAAESLVFVDGWTGKGVISRELRQTVNDFNAAHGTAIDGGLFVLSDLAGTAACAASASDYLIPSSILNATVSGLVSRSVLNDAIGPDDFHGCVYYAQFEAHDQSRDFADGLVADAMAIAASSGIPLAEASDAPAMAARSQAYMAAAQQEYGISDINLIKPGIGEATRVLLRRVPERLIVRDTNAPDVAHLLLLAQEKAIPVTVEPALPYQAVALIRSAVDG; translated from the coding sequence ATGACCGACGGCACGCAGCATTTCAGCGGCAGCTACCGCCAGGAAGACGTGGAGTTCCTGCTCACGCCGATGGCGCTCGAACCCATCCTCGACCTGGCCGAAAAAGAGCGCTTGATCCAGTCTGGCCAGCGCCACTACAGCGAAATGCTGTCGCCCGAATCCCTGCCCTCGCCCGCCTACCTGGCCCTGTTCCGGAGCGCGTTCGCGGCCAACCGCCTGCAGATGGCGCGCGACTGCCTGCGCCTGGCCGCCCTGATCGCGGCGCGGCGCACGGGCCCCATCACGCTGGTCTCGCTGGCGCGCGCCGGCACGCCCGTGGGCGTCATCCTGGGCCACTTGCTGCGCCAGGTGTTCCAGCGCGAATGCAGCCACTATTCCGTCTCCATCATCCGCGACCGCGGCATCGACGCCAATGCCCTGCAGCACATCCTGGCGCACGGCCATGCGGCCGAATCCCTCGTCTTCGTCGATGGCTGGACGGGCAAGGGCGTGATTTCGCGCGAACTGCGCCAGACCGTCAACGATTTCAACGCGGCGCATGGCACGGCCATCGACGGCGGCCTGTTCGTGCTGTCCGACCTGGCAGGCACGGCCGCCTGCGCCGCATCGGCCAGCGACTACCTGATCCCGTCAAGCATTCTGAATGCCACGGTCTCGGGCCTGGTCAGCCGCTCCGTGTTGAATGATGCCATCGGTCCGGACGACTTCCATGGCTGCGTGTACTACGCGCAGTTCGAAGCGCATGACCAGTCGCGCGATTTCGCCGACGGCCTGGTGGCAGACGCCATGGCGATTGCCGCCAGCAGCGGCATCCCGCTGGCCGAAGCGAGCGATGCGCCAGCCATGGCGGCCCGCTCGCAAGCCTATATGGCTGCGGCGCAGCAGGAATACGGCATCAGCGACATCAACCTGATCAAGCCAGGCATCGGCGAAGCGACGCGCGTGCTGCTGCGCCGCGTGCCCGAGCGCCTGATCGTGCGCGACACGAATGCGCCGGACGTGGCACATTTGCTGCTTCTGGCGCAGGAAAAAGCCATACCCGTCACAGTAGAACCGGCGCTGCCTTACCAGGCGGTCGCCCTTATCAGGAGCGCAGTCGATGGATAA
- a CDS encoding efflux RND transporter periplasmic adaptor subunit — translation MLRKTLFVLAIASALAACGKESKDPGKGAGKGGKEQAGAAVNLLVSPEDLLTIQSNALASGPVITGSVQPERNADLRAEVSAVVIQVMKENGEVVKRGDVLVRLDETSIRDGLNSAEEASRAASQVLEQSERMFQRMKTLRASGMTSTQALEDAEIRRNNAQSDLSAAKSRAVQARQQLQRTLVRAPFDGIVSERKVSSGDTAQIGKELIKVIDPTSMRLEGLVSADKIGVVKVGQPVLFRINGYPGQDFAGKVRRVDPAANAVTRQVAVLVDFNDKEQPRVAGLYAEGRIETETVSALMIPDSALVKAGDVTYTWKVKDKALHKVNLRIGARDVRTGQWEVQSGLASGDTVLRTPGSTFKDGQKVELTAAKAVPAAAVASSSTAVAGKGN, via the coding sequence ATGTTGCGCAAAACCCTGTTTGTTCTGGCAATCGCTTCCGCCCTGGCCGCCTGCGGCAAAGAGTCCAAAGATCCTGGCAAAGGCGCTGGCAAGGGGGGCAAGGAACAGGCGGGCGCTGCCGTCAATCTGCTGGTATCCCCGGAAGACCTGCTGACCATCCAGAGCAATGCGCTGGCATCGGGGCCTGTCATCACCGGTTCCGTGCAGCCTGAGCGCAATGCGGACTTGCGCGCCGAAGTGTCGGCCGTGGTGATCCAGGTCATGAAGGAAAATGGCGAAGTGGTCAAACGGGGCGACGTGCTGGTGCGCCTGGACGAAACGTCCATCCGCGACGGCCTCAATTCGGCCGAGGAAGCCAGCCGCGCCGCCAGCCAGGTGCTGGAGCAGTCCGAACGCATGTTCCAGCGCATGAAAACCCTGCGCGCCTCGGGCATGACGTCGACACAGGCGCTGGAAGACGCGGAAATCCGCCGCAACAATGCGCAAAGCGACCTGTCCGCCGCGAAAAGCCGCGCTGTGCAAGCCCGCCAGCAGCTGCAGCGCACCCTCGTGCGCGCACCGTTCGACGGCATCGTGAGCGAGCGCAAGGTTTCGAGTGGCGATACGGCGCAAATCGGCAAGGAATTGATCAAGGTCATCGATCCAACCAGCATGCGCCTTGAAGGCCTGGTGTCGGCCGACAAGATCGGCGTCGTCAAGGTGGGCCAGCCCGTGCTGTTCCGCATCAATGGTTATCCGGGACAGGATTTCGCGGGCAAGGTGCGCCGCGTCGATCCGGCCGCCAACGCCGTCACGCGCCAGGTGGCCGTGCTCGTCGATTTCAATGACAAGGAACAACCGCGCGTGGCCGGCCTGTATGCGGAAGGCCGTATCGAGACGGAAACCGTCAGCGCGCTGATGATCCCCGACTCGGCCCTGGTGAAGGCGGGCGACGTCACGTACACGTGGAAAGTCAAGGACAAGGCCTTGCATAAAGTCAACTTGCGCATCGGCGCGCGCGACGTGCGCACGGGCCAGTGGGAAGTGCAAAGCGGCTTGGCCAGCGGCGATACCGTGCTGCGCACTCCGGGCTCGACCTTCAAGGATGGCCAGAAAGTGGAATTGACGGCCGCCAAGGCCGTGCCTGCAGCCGCCGTGGCCAGCAGCAGCACCGCCGTTGCCGGTAAAGGAAACTAA
- a CDS encoding phosphoribosyltransferase domain-containing protein — protein sequence MNIVKQQMPTGELTLKVDEARFPLDWLIGFAARANAKRGFLFLSKVLGKHWPVTPRAMQAIHDDLAAQIPPSLPGPVVFIAMAETAVGLGQGVFEAWLRANPHGKALFLHSSRYRVGTVPFFEFEESHSHAPRQFLHLSDAASALFSTARSLVLIDDEASTGNTFANLVQVCRARYPQLEKLHLGVITNFMGQAANAGLSERFGLPTSIGAALSGQYAFQAGDAPAPVAASAQRFEANAERGASPAFGRIGVGRALAPPQGLAVQLAQEIGAGDSVLVLGTGEFMHPSFLLARELEALGKNVVVQSTTRSPILSWGSVGHIVNCDDNYGEGIANYLYNVAPGQYQHVFICHETPASPALMQLAGQLNGRLFHFQSETKIEEIPVC from the coding sequence ATGAACATCGTCAAGCAGCAGATGCCCACGGGCGAGCTGACCTTGAAAGTGGACGAGGCGCGCTTTCCGCTGGACTGGCTGATCGGCTTTGCCGCGCGCGCCAACGCCAAGCGGGGCTTCCTGTTTTTGTCCAAGGTGCTGGGCAAGCACTGGCCCGTCACGCCGCGCGCCATGCAAGCCATCCACGACGACCTGGCCGCGCAGATCCCCCCCAGCCTGCCCGGTCCCGTGGTCTTCATCGCCATGGCGGAAACGGCCGTCGGCCTGGGCCAGGGCGTGTTCGAGGCATGGCTGCGCGCCAACCCGCATGGGAAAGCCCTGTTTTTGCACAGCTCGCGCTACCGCGTGGGCACGGTGCCCTTCTTCGAATTCGAGGAGTCGCACAGCCACGCGCCGCGCCAGTTCCTGCATTTATCGGACGCCGCCAGCGCGCTGTTTTCCACGGCCCGCAGCCTGGTGCTGATCGACGATGAAGCGTCGACCGGCAACACCTTCGCCAACCTGGTGCAAGTGTGCCGCGCGCGCTATCCGCAGCTGGAAAAGCTGCACCTGGGCGTGATCACCAATTTCATGGGCCAGGCCGCCAACGCGGGCTTGAGCGAGCGTTTCGGCCTGCCCACCAGCATCGGCGCGGCGCTCTCCGGCCAGTACGCCTTCCAGGCAGGCGATGCGCCTGCTCCGGTAGCAGCCAGCGCGCAGCGCTTCGAGGCGAATGCGGAACGGGGCGCCAGCCCCGCGTTTGGCCGCATCGGCGTGGGACGCGCCCTGGCGCCGCCGCAAGGCCTGGCGGTGCAGCTGGCGCAGGAAATCGGCGCCGGCGACTCCGTGCTGGTGCTGGGCACGGGCGAATTCATGCACCCGTCGTTCCTGCTGGCGCGCGAGCTGGAAGCGCTGGGCAAGAACGTGGTGGTGCAATCGACCACGCGCTCGCCCATCCTGTCATGGGGCTCCGTCGGCCACATCGTCAACTGCGACGACAACTACGGCGAAGGCATCGCCAATTACCTGTACAACGTGGCACCTGGCCAGTACCAGCACGTTTTCATCTGCCATGAAACCCCGGCCAGCCCGGCCCTCATGCAACTCGCCGGCCAGTTGAATGGCCGCCTGTTCCACTTTCAGTCAGAGACCAAAATTGAAGAAATTCCTGTTTGTTGA
- a CDS encoding divergent PAP2 family protein translates to MDIAYLVTPLITWILVGPIKFLINSVRTRQWAFGLVGNGGFPSNHSAVVSSMATLIALREGIAHPAFGVAVTLAFIVIIDANSLRQHVGKQAAAINRLAKEAASPAHTWLRERMGHTLVEIAGGLCTGVAIGFLINTVFAR, encoded by the coding sequence GTGGATATCGCTTACCTCGTCACGCCCCTGATCACCTGGATCCTGGTCGGACCGATCAAATTCCTGATCAACAGTGTCCGCACGCGGCAATGGGCGTTCGGTCTGGTCGGCAATGGCGGCTTTCCCAGCAACCATAGCGCCGTTGTTTCCAGCATGGCCACCCTGATCGCCTTGCGCGAAGGCATAGCCCATCCCGCCTTCGGCGTGGCGGTGACCTTGGCCTTCATCGTCATCATCGACGCCAACAGCCTGCGCCAGCACGTGGGCAAGCAGGCGGCGGCCATCAACCGCCTGGCCAAGGAAGCGGCCAGCCCGGCGCACACCTGGTTGCGCGAGCGCATGGGGCATACTCTGGTGGAAATTGCCGGCGGCCTGTGCACGGGCGTGGCGATCGGTTTCCTGATCAACACCGTTTTTGCCCGCTAA
- a CDS encoding TIGR00266 family protein, translating to MPVFSVTGDVDPFLHVSMKQGETIYCESDAMVMMETALDLKGKMTGGLGSAIMRRFANGESFFQQHIEAVRGSGDCLLSPTLPGAIEVVDVGARQYLLNDGAFVAATSGTEMKVRTQSIGNALFAQSGGFFVMETAGTGQVVVSGFGSMFQLDVEPGKDVVIDNSHVVCWDNSLKYEISVTTGGGASGGGIGGFLGNIVNSVTSGEGIVLRFSGSGKVFICSRNRDAFLKWTASGKAG from the coding sequence ATGCCAGTATTTAGTGTCACGGGCGACGTCGATCCTTTCCTCCACGTCAGCATGAAACAGGGCGAAACCATCTATTGCGAATCCGACGCGATGGTGATGATGGAAACGGCGCTGGACTTGAAAGGCAAGATGACGGGCGGCCTGGGCAGCGCCATCATGCGCCGCTTCGCGAATGGCGAATCGTTCTTCCAGCAGCATATCGAAGCGGTGCGCGGCAGCGGCGATTGCCTGCTCTCGCCCACCCTGCCGGGCGCCATCGAAGTGGTCGACGTGGGCGCGCGCCAGTACCTGCTCAACGACGGCGCCTTTGTCGCCGCCACCTCGGGCACGGAAATGAAAGTGCGCACGCAAAGCATCGGCAACGCCTTGTTCGCCCAGTCGGGCGGCTTCTTCGTCATGGAGACGGCCGGCACGGGCCAGGTGGTGGTGTCGGGCTTTGGCTCCATGTTCCAGCTCGACGTCGAGCCGGGCAAGGATGTCGTGATCGACAATTCCCACGTCGTATGCTGGGACAACAGCCTGAAATACGAGATTTCCGTGACCACGGGCGGCGGCGCCAGCGGCGGCGGCATCGGCGGCTTCCTCGGCAATATCGTCAATAGCGTCACCAGCGGCGAAGGCATCGTGCTGCGCTTTTCCGGCTCGGGCAAGGTGTTCATCTGCTCGCGCAACCGCGACGCCTTCCTGAAATGGACTGCCTCCGGCAAAGCTGGCTAA
- a CDS encoding TerD family protein, giving the protein MAISLQKGGNVNLSKEAPNLKKIIVGLGWDPRSTDGATFDLDGSAFLLKSDGKVRGDSDFIFYNNLKSTDGSVVHTGDNTTGEGEGDDERIEIDLSRVPADIDRISITVTIHDADARRQNFGMVSKAFIRCLNAEGEKEIARYDLSEDSSTETAMIFGEIYRYNGEWKFKAIGQGFNGGLGPLARSFGVNA; this is encoded by the coding sequence ATGGCAATCAGTTTGCAAAAAGGCGGCAACGTCAACCTGAGCAAGGAAGCACCGAACCTGAAGAAGATCATCGTCGGCCTCGGCTGGGATCCTCGTTCGACGGACGGCGCCACCTTCGACCTTGACGGCAGCGCTTTCCTCCTGAAAAGCGACGGCAAAGTCCGTGGCGACTCTGACTTCATCTTCTACAACAACCTGAAGTCGACCGACGGTTCCGTCGTCCACACGGGCGACAACACCACGGGCGAAGGCGAAGGCGACGATGAGCGCATCGAAATCGACCTGTCGCGCGTGCCGGCCGACATCGATCGCATCAGCATCACCGTCACCATTCACGATGCCGACGCGCGCCGCCAGAACTTCGGCATGGTCTCGAAAGCCTTCATCCGCTGCCTGAACGCGGAAGGCGAAAAAGAAATCGCCCGCTACGACCTGTCCGAAGACAGCTCGACGGAAACGGCGATGATCTTTGGCGAAATCTACCGCTACAACGGCGAATGGAAGTTCAAGGCTATCGGCCAGGGCTTCAACGGCGGCCTGGGCCCACTGGCCCGCTCGTTCGGCGTCAACGCCTAA
- a CDS encoding ATP-grasp domain-containing protein — MQRVWFNKTFSSVGTAMRLIREADMAATSGAPRYHIVCSNTNAHAAAFLSAHEYAVEPSGLTGLNYVEWCLEFCRERGITIFWPGKEAGLIGSASARFAAIGTRVLSVASEDTLNLMHDKARFCDGLDLSMARPADYRAVTTIAEYDAAYAELRPLHRKLCIKPSESVYALGFAILDEERTSAQLLLAGAAYQINAQELRSGLAQMASFKTLLLMEYLDGHEYSADCVADQGKLVCAVPRKKLHGGGSGQLIELRDDLLAACDKLARDYRLNGVFNIQFREGANGLALLEINPRMSGGIGMACAAGPNLPYLALAGFDQGFDKLTVPAIHEGMRVGEAAYAVELP, encoded by the coding sequence ATGCAAAGAGTCTGGTTCAACAAAACATTTTCCTCGGTCGGCACGGCCATGCGCCTGATCCGCGAGGCCGACATGGCCGCGACTAGCGGCGCGCCCCGCTACCACATCGTGTGCAGCAATACGAACGCGCACGCGGCCGCCTTTTTGTCGGCCCACGAATACGCGGTCGAACCGTCGGGACTGACGGGCCTCAATTATGTCGAGTGGTGCCTGGAATTCTGCCGCGAGCGGGGCATCACGATTTTCTGGCCCGGCAAGGAAGCGGGCCTGATCGGCAGCGCCAGCGCGCGCTTCGCCGCCATCGGCACGCGCGTGCTCAGCGTGGCCAGCGAAGACACCCTGAATTTGATGCACGACAAGGCGCGCTTCTGCGACGGACTCGATCTGTCCATGGCGCGCCCGGCCGACTACCGCGCCGTCACCACGATCGCAGAATACGACGCCGCCTACGCCGAACTGCGTCCGCTGCATCGCAAGCTGTGCATCAAGCCGTCCGAATCCGTGTATGCCCTGGGCTTTGCCATTCTCGATGAAGAGCGCACCAGCGCCCAGCTGCTGCTGGCCGGCGCCGCCTACCAGATCAATGCGCAAGAGCTGCGCAGCGGCCTGGCGCAGATGGCATCGTTCAAGACCCTGCTGCTGATGGAATACCTCGACGGCCACGAATACAGCGCCGACTGCGTCGCCGACCAGGGCAAGCTCGTTTGCGCCGTGCCGCGCAAGAAGCTGCACGGGGGCGGCAGCGGCCAGCTGATCGAACTGCGCGACGACTTGCTGGCAGCCTGCGACAAACTGGCGCGCGACTACCGCCTGAATGGCGTCTTCAACATCCAGTTCCGCGAAGGCGCGAATGGCCTGGCGCTGCTGGAAATCAACCCGCGCATGTCGGGCGGCATCGGCATGGCGTGCGCTGCCGGCCCGAACCTGCCCTACCTGGCGCTGGCCGGTTTCGACCAGGGCTTTGACAAGCTCACCGTGCCCGCCATCCACGAAGGCATGCGCGTGGGCGAAGCCGCCTACGCCGTGGAGCTGCCATGA